TAAATTTATTACCATAAGTAAcgaattaagaaaaaaaatacatattaACGACTAAAAATAAAACCTTATAAAATATGAGAAAAAGATAAAATTAGTTCATTATGTTTGAAGATGGGTCAAAATGGTCCTTTTAATACACACATGTGCAGTTTTGGTTCTTTAAGTGTGCCGAATGAACAATTTTGGTCTTTtaatcaaatatttaacaaattCTAGTTGTTAGATTTTGCTGAAACTATGAGGAAAAGAAATAGATTTAATTGGTGAAACTCACATTTAAAGGTGatgtttgcattttttttttcttattttttgtctATGTATGTGTATTTGGTgcatttttttactatttttaatttatttcttgTGTCTAATGTTAGTCTTGTAGTTTGGGATTTGACATTAGTTTCCTAGTATATATATTTGGCTAAATCCTTTTTTCCCTCACAATTGCTGTTAAATTTCTTGAAGTTTTTGTGCTTCGTGTTAGGACCGAAAAGTCAGGTATCATGCAGAATCTAGTAAAACAAATCTTCAACGACGATAaatcacacaacaaaagagaaatataccaaagagacacaaacatttaacgtgatTCGGCCAATTGACCTACGGCTACTGGTGAaaatgagcaatccactatataaacgagagtacaaaatatcgagagacaCAACCTTACAAAGAGACATATTAACACTTGTTCCGTAAAGTTTTtcccctaaacaagactctcaaactCCAACCCATATGACTATATTATGGATGCTACTGAATAAGAAGGAAGGATCGAAGTCTAAAACCTTTTCCTCCAAAGAAAAAAGATTAGtcaaatatgaaagaattatatttttccttttgtaaaaggtaaaatcaattatggtaaatatgttacCCTTTTTTTCAAGAGATAAGAAAATCAAGTATGGCCcgtaagaaaatcaggacaaaCAGTACTTAACACTTCGATTATCTTATtttcttattgttgttcttgctttctttttttatggcttCTTCACTATcttgttttttttccttcaaaactgttgtgattttttttttttgaactgaTATTCTATCTAAAACAACCTCTCGACCTTCATAGTAGGGATACAGtgtgtgtacacactaccctccctataCACCACTTGTGTGATTATGCCGGAtaagttattgttgttgttataattcCTGTCAAAATTTAAcctttacagcttgtttggatggttgttacatatcgtttcataatgtattgtattgtattgtactgtatcgtttgttGAATACAATATTCGGATAGATTGTCGTTTGTCAttgtttcatgatatcacacgccatcaatatgaagaataaacttgcaatataaagaaaaattatgatatgtggtaaaattattatacaaaaagatagggtaaatgataaaataaaattatttaataataatgaagggtgatatgagagaaaaagacaaggtaacggCGCGACCACatcaaatcggtcgttacataaagtgacataTTTTGTTATTACGTAACGACTGAtttaacgatacaatacaataaaatttaagtaacaatcaaaacaaacatcatatttaaagtaataatacgatacaatacaataggtaacaaccatccaaacaagctgttagagTTAGTTAAATATTTCATAGAATCCACAAGTACTCACTTCTAACAAATTTACAGGATTAAAACTGCTCAAATGTATACTTAAAGAGATTATTTTACACCTATGCAAACATAAGGTactattattatcattattttgtataaaaccttatactccatccgttccagtttatgtgaacctattttatttttggtccgttccaaaaagaataacttctttttaaatttggaaaaaattagcttaaagttacaattctatccttaatgagaaacttttataactccacaaatactctgggcaaaagtttttatttttttcttaaattccgtatgcagtcaaacaagttcacatgAATTAAAACGGACGGAGTAAAATACACATGTGCGtatgtaaaaatatattttttccccTTTTCTGTATACATTACCGTATTAATGGTGCAGCTATAATAAAGTATAAAAACCATACATAAAATACCGGCCAAACAACAGTCTCACCACAAAACCAACCGTATAAATCTCACCATCTCTTCATCTTCTCTCAATTCCCCTCTATTTATTCCTTCCTTCACACGTTTCACATtccacctctctctctctctctgctcATTCTCTCTCTCACACCCAACACACACATATAGTTTCTCTCTCTAGGTGTCGGTGATGGGAGCAACAATTTTGCCAGATCTCGGAACGGAAATTCTGATTCCGGTGTGTGCACTCATCGGAATAGGTTTCGCGCTCGTGCAATGGGTAATTGTGTCGAAAGTTACGGTGTCGACGGATAAATTATCGTCGGCTTCCGGTGACGGTAAGCATGGATCATATGCGGAAGCGttaattgaagaagaagaaggtattAGTGATCATAGCGTTGTGAATAAGTGtgctgaaattcaaaatgccATTTCTGAAGgtaattatttctttaaaaatattattgcTTCTTTTTATTGAAATTATTCAAATTGTATATGCACACGCTCGTTCATGTAATTACATATTGCACGTACGTAAACACTTTTAAGGGGTTGTTTGGCAGGaggtattaaaaaaaataatgtaagCATTAGCTATATACATTACTAATACCCCGTTTGGTACATTTTTTCAACATGTGTATAAGTAATGCATATAAAaccatggcattagtaataccaaggctattaatgcatacattagtatggttaaagacaaaattgtccttaaagtcccttaaaactagagaatatggagggcatttttgtaaacaactatttttcttaaaaattatgcaatgcattctAATTTTAATATACCACACCAAacagtagataagaaataatatctgcatatataactaatgcttgcattactaatccatgcattactaatacaccttattccgcactattcttatgcaccctaccaaacgacccctaagagtgtatatatatatatatatatatgcattgaTATATCATTAATGTAAAAAAAAGTTAAGCTATGAATTTAATGCCTGTTATAGATTTTTAATCATAATTACCTTATAATGCCTGTACAcggtcatatatatatatatatatgaatttacTTTCTGTGCGGTGTAAAAATATTTACACGATCAGGTCGTGTATTAGGGGTAAATCTCTTGATAAATGTTAAAATGGTAATAACCTGCTATCATAGGTTGAAGAACACTGGTAGTATAAAAGATCTTACACTGTCAATGCATATACCTTAAATTCTATACACATACATATGTGCGAGTAAAGGTAGAAGCTTTGATGCTTCCGGTGTTTGTTGGTATACTTTCCTTGTGATTTACTTGTCACGTTCAGCATTTAACTGTTTAGTTTTGTCTCAATAGTTGTTCTGGATCGGTACATGTTTATGTTGTAATGCAACTTTGCTTGTTAATCAGAAAGATCTGAACTTTTCCTGCTTTGTGGGTTGCTTCCGTGTTAAATAGTAATCATTATTTAACAGATGTTATGGTCTTTAATTATTGTTGCAGTTCATTAGTTGCTATGATTATGATGAGCATAccactttttttattttatattgacTAATTGCAGTTAGTACTCTCTAAGCAACCTTTTATTCACTGTTAAATAATTCCTGGCAGCTGAGAATCCGTGTTAACTCAGTGTTGTGCTATAGTCGCGTGTCTCTACTCTAGAAGTCAATTTAGTGTCAAGGCTGCTGAATTGAATAATAATGTCTTACATCTAGTTAGAGATTTAAAATTTCGATCTTGTCATTAAGTGATTAAAGTAAGATATGAGAATTTTGAACAACTTCGTTGCACAAAGCAATTTTTGAGCAACTAGAGGGACCGAAATTTGCTGATGGATATGATGTTTCTTTGGCAGTTTCCTTAGAGCATCCAGAGTGGGTCTTAGaacatataattaaaaataatgaTAAGAATAAAAGGAACTAGAGGAATTCTAAGATTCTTGCAATGAGATTGCATTTTGCTTTGTCCATTCACTTCTACTGATGTCTTTGTTTTTTGCACCCAGAAAATAAATGGGGACTCTGACCTCAACACGTTATGTATGCTTCCTTTAAAATGGCAGATTTAAAATGCTATATCAAAATATATGTGGAGTACAAATAGTGTAGTCTGGTGATTGGCATTTCGAATCTGGAGCATATAATAACAGGCTTCAGATGAATTTTCAATTGTCAAAGAAGTTCTCCCTTTTGCTCTTACTAACATTGTATTGCTGGACTTGTTCCAGTTTATTGCTTTAGAGTCTGATGTGTTGCATTAATGTTTCTTTTGGCATATAAATGCATGAATTTCTCCTTGAATACATAGTTAAACATTTCCTGATAATAGCTTTCCTAATTGTGGAATCAATCTACGCCGCAGGTGCAACCTCATTCCTCTTTACGGAATACCAGTATGTTGGTGTTTTCATGGTTGCTTTTGCAATTCTGATCTTCCTATTCCTTGGTTCTGTTGAGGGTTTCAGCACAAAGAGCCAGGCTTGTACATATGACAGCTCCAAAATGTGCAAACCTGCTCTTGCCACTGCTGTTTTCAGCACCATATCCTTCTTGCTTGGTGGTGTAACTTCTGTGGTTTCCGGGTTTCTTGGAATGAAGATTGCAACATATGCAAATGCAAGGACTACCTTGGAGGCTAGAAAGGGTGTTGGTAAGGCTTTTATCGTTGCATTCAGATCTGGTGCTGTGATGGGCTTCCTTCTTGCTGCAAATGGTCTTCTGGTTTTGTTCATTGCCATCAACCTATTCAAGTTATATTACGGTGATGATTGGGAAGGACTATTTGAGGCAATAACTGGTTATGGGCTTGGTGGATCATCAATGGCTCTTTTTGGTAGAGTTGGTGGAGGTATATACACTAAAGCTGCAGATGTTGGAGCTGATCTTGTGGGCAAGGTGGAGAGAAACATCCCTGAAGATGATCCTAGAAATCCAGCGGTAAGCTTGTTGTGTCATTTAAGACGTCAAGGCGTATTTAAGCTTTTTCATGGTTAGTTTTAATGCTAAATATGTGCTTAGGTTATTGCTGACAATGTCGGTGACAATGTTGGAGATATTGCCGGGATGGGGTCGGATCTCTTTGGATCTTATGCTGAGTCATCGTGTGCTGCCCTTGTTGTTGCTTCCATCTCCTCTTTCGGCGTCAACCATGAGTTGACTGCCATGCTATATCCTCTTCTTGTCAGTTCGGTGGGCATCCTAGTGTGTTTGCTTACTACCTTATTTGCAACTGATTTCTTTGAAGTCAAGGCTGTAAAAGAAATTGAGCCAGCATTGAAGAAGCAACTTGTAATCTCAACTGTTCTCATGACATTTGGAATTGCTCTTGTTTCTTGGATTGCCCTTCCATCTACCTTCACAATTTTCAATTTTGGAATTCAGAAAGAAGTTCAGAGCTGGTAAGTCTAAAGTCTGACCTGTGCTTCTATAACTTTGAAGTAATTGCATTGCGTATATATTGCTTCATAATATTTCTTTTCATTGTCTTTGAAAGTTGCAAGCATGAAGTCAATTTTTAGGTAAAGCAACCCCAGTAAAATTTGGAACAAACTAATGAAGATTCATTTCTCCTGCCTATCGTTCCTTTTGTTCTTTCATAAACATTTAAAGGCTAACTGGCATGCAAAATTGATTTAAACTTGCAGGCAGTTGTTCTTGTGTGTTGGAGTTGGTCTGTGGGCTGGACTTATTATTGGGTTCGTCACTGAGTACTATACCAGCAATGCTTACAGGTACTTGGGTCTCTAGCTGTGTTCTGTTTTGGTGCTTCTTTGACTCTTGCCTATCAGAAACGTGAGTTTTGTTTCATTTATATCCAGCCCTGTGCAAGATGTTGCTGATTCT
Above is a window of Nicotiana tabacum cultivar K326 chromosome 8, ASM71507v2, whole genome shotgun sequence DNA encoding:
- the LOC107778409 gene encoding pyrophosphate-energized vacuolar membrane proton pump-like, which gives rise to MGATILPDLGTEILIPVCALIGIGFALVQWVIVSKVTVSTDKLSSASGDGKHGSYAEALIEEEEGISDHSVVNKCAEIQNAISEGATSFLFTEYQYVGVFMVAFAILIFLFLGSVEGFSTKSQACTYDSSKMCKPALATAVFSTISFLLGGVTSVVSGFLGMKIATYANARTTLEARKGVGKAFIVAFRSGAVMGFLLAANGLLVLFIAINLFKLYYGDDWEGLFEAITGYGLGGSSMALFGRVGGGIYTKAADVGADLVGKVERNIPEDDPRNPAVIADNVGDNVGDIAGMGSDLFGSYAESSCAALVVASISSFGVNHELTAMLYPLLVSSVGILVCLLTTLFATDFFEVKAVKEIEPALKKQLVISTVLMTFGIALVSWIALPSTFTIFNFGIQKEVQSWQLFLCVGVGLWAGLIIGFVTEYYTSNAYSPVQDVADSCRTGAATNVIFGLALGYKSVIIPIFAIAVSIFVSFSFAAMYGIAVAALGMLSTIATGLAIDAYGPISDNAGGIAEMAGMSHRIRERTDALDAAGNTTAAIGKGFAIGSAALVSLALFGAFVSRAGISTVDVLTPKVFIGLLVGAMLPYWFSAMTMKSVGSAALKMVEEVRRQFNTIPGLMEGTAKPDYATCVKISTDASIKEMIPPGALVMLTPLIVGILFGVETLSGVLAGSLVSGVQIAISASNTGGAWDNAKKYIEAGASEHARTLGPKGSDPHKAAVIGDTVGDPLKDTSGPSLNILIKLMAVESLVFAPFFATHGGLLFKIF